A region of Bradyrhizobium sp. SZCCHNS1050 DNA encodes the following proteins:
- a CDS encoding SprT family zinc-dependent metalloprotease, translating into MICFCAERFPWRWIWQNPGELLPPGLTEMATRALLYRRPAEPSRLLVKHGSQIYSIRLRRHRRARRYTLRIHPSDREAILTMPPRGTIIEAKDFAQRHGAWIAARLGRLPKAAPFLPGTLVPLRGVPHKIVHRAGERGTVWTETRDSGEKILCVAGGIEHTERRVLDFLKREARRDLQKAADAYAEQLGVKVKRLSIRDQSSRWGSCTSAGSLSFSWRLILAPPFVLDYLAAHEVAHLIEMNHSPRFWKVCGRICASVERAKKWLDTCGNDLHRYGIDD; encoded by the coding sequence ATGATTTGTTTTTGCGCCGAGCGCTTTCCCTGGCGGTGGATATGGCAAAATCCGGGCGAGCTCTTACCCCCCGGACTGACAGAAATGGCCACTCGCGCGCTACTCTATCGGCGGCCCGCCGAACCCTCGCGTCTTCTCGTCAAGCATGGCTCGCAAATCTACTCGATTAGATTGCGGCGTCACCGTCGTGCGCGACGTTATACCCTGAGAATTCATCCGTCGGATCGCGAGGCGATCCTCACGATGCCGCCGCGCGGCACCATCATCGAGGCGAAAGACTTCGCGCAGCGTCACGGCGCCTGGATCGCAGCCCGTCTAGGACGTCTGCCGAAGGCGGCGCCGTTCCTGCCGGGCACGTTGGTGCCGCTTCGCGGCGTGCCGCACAAGATCGTGCATCGCGCGGGCGAACGCGGCACGGTGTGGACCGAGACGCGAGACAGTGGCGAGAAGATCCTGTGCGTGGCCGGCGGGATCGAGCACACTGAACGCCGCGTGCTCGACTTCCTGAAGCGCGAGGCGCGCCGTGACCTGCAGAAGGCGGCCGACGCCTATGCCGAGCAGCTTGGCGTCAAGGTCAAGCGGCTGTCGATCCGCGACCAGTCCAGCCGCTGGGGCTCGTGCACCTCGGCCGGCTCGCTGTCGTTCTCGTGGCGCCTGATCCTGGCGCCCCCCTTCGTGCTCGATTATCTCGCCGCGCACGAGGTCGCGCATCTGATCGAGATGAACCACTCGCCGCGGTTCTGGAAGGTGTGTGGCCGGATCTGCGCCTCGGTCGAGCGCGCCAAGAAGTGGCTCGACACCTGCGGCAACGACCTGCATCGCTACGGCATCGACGATTGA
- a CDS encoding ActS/PrrB/RegB family redox-sensitive histidine kinase, with the protein MTDDALIIDTPDTDYRHPRQRVRLDTILRLRWLAALGQLSAIFIVVQGLEFDLPVVPCLAVISISALLNLGLQIAFNPMQLLEPAHAGGLLALNIIELTVLLYLTGGLENPFSYMFLAPVLISATALPVRLTIMLGLLAVTCATALFFMHLPLPWEGEEPLIFPPIYLFGVWLSIALAIGVTSLYAFQVTEEARKLSDALAATELVLAREQHLTQLDGLAAAAAHELGTPLATIVLISRELERALQDNSQVTSDIKTLREQAQRCRDILGKITQLSSIGSMYDRMKLSTLIEETVAPHRDFGVDIKVRVAVTAAKEPVGSRNPAILYGVGNILENAVDFARNAVEVNAWWNNETVEIVVSDDGPGFAPDILKRIGEPYLSRRPSVEDGPGGNQGGGLGLGVFIARTLLERTGAKVSFSNRTFPDHGAVVQIVWPRRRFEASEDDDGEAEPE; encoded by the coding sequence ATGACCGACGACGCCCTGATCATCGACACGCCCGACACCGACTATCGCCATCCGCGACAGCGCGTCCGGCTCGACACCATCCTGCGGCTGCGCTGGCTGGCCGCGCTCGGTCAATTGAGCGCGATCTTCATCGTGGTGCAGGGCCTGGAGTTCGACCTGCCAGTGGTGCCCTGTCTCGCGGTGATCAGCATCTCGGCGCTGCTCAATCTCGGCCTGCAGATCGCCTTCAACCCGATGCAGTTGCTGGAGCCGGCCCACGCCGGCGGCCTGCTCGCGCTCAACATCATCGAGCTGACGGTGCTGCTCTATCTCACCGGCGGGCTGGAGAATCCCTTCTCCTACATGTTCCTCGCCCCGGTGCTGATCTCGGCGACCGCCCTCCCCGTCCGCCTGACGATCATGCTCGGCCTGCTCGCCGTCACCTGCGCCACCGCCTTGTTCTTCATGCATCTGCCGCTGCCGTGGGAAGGCGAGGAGCCGCTGATCTTCCCGCCGATCTATCTGTTCGGTGTCTGGCTCTCGATCGCGCTCGCGATCGGGGTCACCAGCCTCTATGCGTTCCAGGTGACCGAGGAGGCGCGCAAGCTGTCGGACGCGTTGGCGGCGACCGAGCTGGTGCTGGCGCGCGAGCAGCACCTCACCCAGCTCGACGGCCTCGCGGCGGCCGCCGCGCACGAGCTGGGCACGCCGCTCGCGACCATCGTGCTGATCTCGCGCGAGTTGGAGCGCGCCCTGCAGGACAACAGCCAGGTCACCTCCGACATCAAGACCCTGCGCGAGCAGGCGCAGCGCTGCCGCGACATTCTCGGCAAGATCACCCAGCTGTCCTCGATCGGGTCGATGTACGACCGGATGAAGCTGTCGACCTTGATCGAGGAGACGGTCGCACCGCATCGCGACTTTGGCGTCGACATCAAGGTGCGCGTCGCGGTGACCGCGGCCAAGGAGCCGGTCGGCTCGCGCAACCCCGCAATCCTCTATGGCGTCGGCAACATCCTGGAGAACGCCGTCGATTTCGCGCGCAACGCCGTCGAGGTGAACGCCTGGTGGAACAACGAGACGGTCGAGATCGTGGTGTCCGACGACGGCCCCGGCTTTGCGCCTGATATCCTGAAGCGGATCGGCGAGCCCTATCTGTCACGCCGGCCCAGCGTCGAGGACGGCCCGGGAGGTAACCAGGGCGGCGGCCTCGGGCTCGGCGTGTTCATCGCCCGCACCCTGCTGGAGCGGACCGGAGCCAAGGTCTCGTTCAGCAACCGCACCTTCCCCGACCATGGCGCCGTGGTCCAGATCGTCTGGCCGCGGCGGCGCTTCGAGGCCAGCGAGGACGACGATGGCGAGGCGGAGCCGGAATGA
- a CDS encoding polyhydroxyalkanoate depolymerase: protein MPIGEFGGAPPLASEGSPVLTTPMYWMYEMAHASLNPARAVTDATKILFQNPLNPWAHTQMGKSVAAACELFERTTRRYGKPEWGLDETEVNGIRTPVEVRSIWEKPFCRLLYFDRKLTRPLRAPQPRLLIVAPMSGHYATLLRGTVEAFLPTHEVYITDWSDARMVPLAEGRFDLDDYIDYVIEMLRFLGTNMHVMAVCQPAVPVLAAVSVMEAERDPFAPISMTLMGGPIDTRRNPTGVNNLAQERGIDWFRNHVITKVPFPHPGVMRDVYPGFLQLNGFISMNLDRHVDAHKALFANLVKGDGDQVDKHRDFYDEYLAVMDLAAEYYLQTVETVFIKHALPKGEMTHRGTLVDPSKVTRVALMTVEGEKDDISGLGQTEATHGLCSSIPDHRRVHYVQPGVGHYGVFNGSRFKSEIVPRINDFMLSAADPKSLLAIAAE from the coding sequence ATGCCGATAGGTGAGTTTGGCGGTGCACCGCCCCTGGCGTCGGAAGGCAGTCCGGTCCTGACGACGCCGATGTACTGGATGTACGAAATGGCGCACGCCTCGCTCAATCCGGCGCGCGCCGTCACCGACGCCACCAAGATCCTGTTTCAGAATCCGCTCAATCCCTGGGCCCACACCCAGATGGGCAAATCGGTCGCGGCGGCCTGCGAACTGTTCGAGCGCACCACACGCCGCTACGGCAAGCCCGAATGGGGACTCGACGAGACCGAGGTCAACGGCATCCGGACCCCGGTCGAGGTCCGCTCGATCTGGGAAAAGCCGTTCTGCAGGCTGCTCTATTTCGACCGCAAGCTGACCCGCCCCTTGCGCGCGCCGCAGCCCCGGCTGCTGATCGTGGCGCCGATGTCCGGCCATTACGCGACCCTGTTGCGCGGCACGGTGGAAGCGTTCCTGCCGACCCACGAGGTCTACATCACCGATTGGTCCGATGCGCGGATGGTCCCGCTGGCCGAAGGCCGCTTCGATCTCGACGACTACATCGACTATGTCATCGAGATGCTGCGCTTTCTCGGCACCAACATGCACGTCATGGCGGTGTGCCAGCCGGCGGTGCCGGTGCTGGCGGCGGTCTCGGTCATGGAGGCCGAGCGTGACCCGTTTGCGCCGATCTCGATGACCTTGATGGGCGGCCCCATCGACACCAGGCGCAACCCCACCGGCGTGAACAATCTCGCCCAGGAGCGCGGCATCGACTGGTTCCGCAACCACGTCATCACCAAGGTGCCGTTCCCGCATCCGGGCGTTATGCGCGACGTCTATCCGGGCTTCCTGCAGCTGAACGGCTTCATCAGCATGAATCTCGACCGCCATGTCGACGCCCACAAGGCGCTGTTCGCCAACCTGGTGAAGGGCGATGGCGATCAGGTCGACAAGCATCGCGACTTCTACGACGAGTATCTCGCCGTCATGGACCTGGCTGCGGAATATTATTTGCAGACGGTGGAGACGGTGTTCATCAAGCACGCGCTGCCGAAGGGCGAGATGACCCATCGCGGCACCCTGGTCGATCCGTCGAAGGTTACGCGTGTGGCGTTGATGACGGTCGAAGGCGAGAAGGACGATATCTCCGGTCTCGGTCAGACCGAGGCGACGCACGGACTCTGCTCGTCGATCCCGGATCACCGCCGGGTTCACTACGTGCAACCGGGTGTCGGTCACTACGGCGTGTTCAACGGCTCGCGATTCAAGTCGGAGATCGTGCCGCGCATCAACGATTTCATGTTGTCGGCAGCCGATCCGAAGTCGCTGCTCGCCATTGCGGCTGAATGA
- a CDS encoding ABC transporter ATP-binding protein produces the protein MTQDDAVPTLSSDSSSVSPAIAVSRLTKVYKTTTAVDGVSFAIRRGSITGLLGGNGAGKTTTIAMIMGLVQPTSGEVAVLGHRMPDEAAAVLGRMNFESPYVDMPMRLTVRQNLTIFGRLYAVDHLKERIAELAAQLDLSDFIDRANGKLSAGQKTRVALAKALINDPELLLLDEPTASLDPDTADWVRGHLERYRQRRGATILLASHNMLEVERLCDRVIIMKRGRIEDDDSPAQIMARYNRSTLEEVFLDVARGRNREAAQ, from the coding sequence ATGACGCAAGATGACGCAGTGCCGACCCTCTCATCCGATTCCAGCTCGGTTTCCCCCGCGATTGCCGTGTCGCGGCTGACCAAGGTCTACAAGACGACGACCGCTGTCGACGGCGTCTCGTTTGCGATCCGCCGGGGCAGCATCACCGGGCTGCTCGGCGGCAACGGTGCCGGCAAGACCACGACGATTGCGATGATCATGGGGCTGGTGCAGCCGACCTCGGGCGAGGTCGCCGTGCTCGGCCACAGGATGCCGGACGAGGCTGCGGCCGTGCTGGGGCGGATGAATTTCGAGAGCCCCTATGTCGACATGCCGATGCGGCTCACGGTGCGGCAGAACCTCACCATCTTCGGCCGACTCTATGCGGTGGACCACCTCAAGGAGCGGATCGCCGAGCTCGCGGCGCAGCTCGACCTGAGCGACTTCATCGATCGCGCCAATGGCAAGCTCTCGGCCGGGCAGAAGACCCGCGTGGCGCTGGCGAAGGCGCTGATCAACGATCCCGAGCTGCTGCTGCTGGATGAGCCGACGGCCTCGCTCGATCCCGACACCGCCGACTGGGTGCGCGGCCATCTTGAGCGATACCGACAGCGCCGCGGCGCCACCATCCTGCTCGCCTCCCACAACATGCTCGAGGTCGAGCGTCTATGCGACCGCGTCATCATCATGAAGCGCGGCCGCATCGAGGACGACGACAGCCCGGCGCAGATCATGGCACGCTACAACCGCTCGACGCTTGAGGAGGTCTTTCTCGACGTCGCCCGCGGCCGCAACCGGGAGGCGGCGCAATGA
- a CDS encoding ABC transporter permease has translation MNDLSLRIAPHRIGAMILRYWYLLLSSWPRLLELMYWPTLQIITWGFLQTYIAANAGFFARAGGTLIGAVILWDILFRGQLGFSISFLEEMWARNIGNLMMSPLTPIEFLLALMTMSLIRLAIGIIPMTLIAVWFFDFNFYSIGLPLIAFFCNLIFTSWAVGIFVSGLVLRNGLGAESIVWTLMFALMPLACVYYPVQVLPHWLQLVAWSLPPTYVFEGMRALLADHVFRSDLMLTALGLNAALLLASFAAFIALLRSARRAGSLLAAGE, from the coding sequence ATGAACGATCTTTCGCTCCGCATCGCCCCGCACCGGATCGGCGCGATGATCCTGCGCTACTGGTATCTACTGCTGTCGTCCTGGCCGCGGCTGCTGGAGCTGATGTACTGGCCGACCTTGCAGATCATCACCTGGGGGTTTCTGCAGACCTACATCGCCGCCAATGCCGGCTTCTTCGCCCGCGCCGGCGGCACCCTGATCGGCGCGGTGATCCTGTGGGACATCCTGTTCCGCGGACAGCTCGGCTTCTCGATCTCCTTCCTGGAGGAGATGTGGGCGCGCAACATCGGCAACCTGATGATGAGTCCGCTGACCCCGATCGAATTCCTGCTGGCGCTGATGACGATGAGCCTGATCCGGCTGGCCATCGGCATCATTCCGATGACCCTGATCGCGGTCTGGTTCTTCGACTTCAACTTCTACAGCATCGGCCTGCCGCTGATCGCCTTCTTCTGCAACCTGATCTTCACCTCCTGGGCGGTCGGCATCTTCGTGTCGGGGCTGGTGCTGCGCAACGGGCTCGGCGCCGAAAGCATCGTCTGGACACTGATGTTCGCGCTGATGCCGCTGGCCTGCGTGTACTATCCCGTTCAGGTGCTGCCGCACTGGCTGCAACTGGTTGCCTGGTCCCTGCCGCCGACCTACGTGTTCGAGGGCATGCGCGCGCTGCTGGCGGATCACGTCTTCCGGTCCGACCTGATGCTGACCGCGCTCGGGCTCAATGCCGCCCTGCTGCTGGCGTCGTTTGCGGCATTCATTGCTCTCTTGCGCAGCGCACGCCGCGCCGGCTCGCTGCTGGCGGCAGGGGAATAA